TTTGTTGACGAATATAgacattgtattaattaagcTTTCGATTgatagcaatttttttttaaaaatgcagtcctatgcaaatataaatgaaaacttgAACTGCCTTCGTATCCGAAACCGAAACTGAATAATTcagatacaaaattaaataaaacacccTTGTCAAGTAAACAGTGCCAATACACTGCACAACCTAGAACCCGAAGCACAAGCAATCcttaattgaagaaaatttggCGACTTCGCGCGGTACCAACCAACGACTCGTGTGACGTCGAATCGAATGACGTTTCCGGTTGATTTTCGGATTAGTTTCGTTAATATgcgttcgatcgattcgatggaATCGAATTCTCGAGGTGAAACGCCCGAGGTTCCTATAAGCGATCGCGGGACGACTCTAGATGAAAATTACGTCTCACTTGTGTACATTCGAAGGTAGCAAAGTACTTATATCGTTCCATTGTATTCCTTTCcgttcgagaaaaaaaaaagtaaataagaaTGAAGAGATCTCACTATCTTTAGCGGGCGGTAGACACTCGAGACCCGACTGTAAGCCTGTTCTTCGCGGGAACGCGACGCATATCCACGCTCCTTCTTTGATCTACGATTAAGGGCAGATGTCAGCATTGGGCAGATTTTCGACCTAATGATCGACGATGGCGATTGAAACGGTTAATCGTTGGTTGTCGTGCGCGATTGACAAATGGAGTGGTGGTTAAACGATGGTTTAAGTAATCGTTATTCGCTGTGGCCCATTTCTGATTGGGTTAATGATTAATCTTCAATGACTATTAATGTTGACGTTGGTcgattgattttaaattagaGTTTCATgcaatattgttttataatgaaatgtaTAACCACGATGCTGTTTGTAAACAGTGGACTGAAATAGAATTAATCTATTTCCAAGTATAGTAGGGAAATAATGATAGagaaagatataaataatgacgactgaaaagtacaaaaatcGTGATATTCGGACctcgattatttataatagtttaACCATTAATTCTTCTGTCAATCGTCAATTGTCTTCGACACCTAAAACATCGTTAAACCTTTTCAGACCAAATGTACCACATTTCAAAGCCGCGCAAAACTCATACCATAGCAAACAACAGACGACTGTAATACTTCTGTCCATTTTTGTACTTTCGCTCACTAAAATGCACATAACGTGGCATCGAGTGAGATAACTGCAATCAAAAACCCGGCCATAAGACAAATAGAAAACAACCGACGAATATTTGAATGTACGATGAAAGAATACATTAATACATTTgcatgtatattaatattaatgtattctTTCATCgtgtattcaaatatttgtctatTGTTTCTCACGTGTGCACATTTCTTCGTAAGctacaatttgtaaaaaatgtaatcaacGCGAGGAgtgtcttttattttgtttcaaactcgTTGACGCGCAAAATGTCGCAGAccaaactaaaaataaaatatacacttgtcgatttaatcaattttacgtACATAGGTCTGAAGGGGTTGATCGATTTGTTGACTCGACGAAATtagtcgatcgatcgaccaaCTCTGGCGAGGATTCGCGGGAACGTAGCGACTGTTATGCTTCGTGAGAAATCGATACACACGTTTTAGGCTGGCGCCTTGCTCGAATTTTTCGAACCGCGAACGAACGTTTGAACGCGACAATGCAAACCAACTTTTGTCGATTCGACGCCATTAGGGACGATGGACCGCTGCTGGTCGtgaggaaaagagaaaaaaaaaagggaaaacgaGTTTAGAGTTCGCTCTTGGTTAAGTGCCAAAACAGAGTCAGGCGTTCAAACGTTCCCCTCTGCACGCACCTTTCTGTAATTCTTAAGATGGATTCAAGTATACGTTCAAATGATTAACAATAAAGTACCGAGTATTCCTTTCTGACTGTGGCTACATTCATTCTTTCTTTGCGTCGGGGtcgaatttatattcattacaaATGTACGTGTTACGTTAATTGAAATCCTTTTTAACCACTTCACTTACAATGTCGTGTCAGAGACGTGGTAAGTTGACCGACCCAAACATCAACAAGACGTATCAGAGACGTGAATGTCCCGACGTCTGACCGACACTGTTATCGTTTATGGCGCGCgttattggaaattaaatcgtaAGGCAAAGTGTAAGTAGGTAATTTAGAGCACCTACACCTTGATTCAATATTtgcaaatgaaacaaattttaatctaaCCTCTGGAGATCCTGGTCTTCGAGCACCGCGCTCCAAAAACAGAACTGGTCGAACGGAAGTAGTAGATACGCGTAATTGGTGCGCGAACAAGTACTCTGGAAGCAATAAATTATCTGTTACCATTTGGGTGACTCGCGATGGCAGAACAGGTTGCCCGCTGATTAAAGCGTATGTATTGTTGCAACCATTAGCACCTTTCCAGCGGTGACCTGAAACAGGGACGATGTTAGCACCTGATCGAGTAAGTGAGCACGATTCTTTTCAAAAGCCGACAGAAAGATAAACTTGAGAAAACGCTggcgtaaacaaaattatccgCCAGTTCAACCGAATCCGTCTTTCACCGAAAGCGAGATAAgtcagagataaaaataagaTCACGTACAAGGAAAGCCCCGCGCCATGTTTGCTTATTAACGCTTGCAATTGTTCATGGAAAGAATCTTTCCTCGAATTTGAGGGACGTCGAAGCGAGTCAATGCGCGCATCGCAAACAGTCTGCATCGCACCCTTGAAAAAATCCTTTTCTGGAAGTCCCCGAGACTGGTGTGCATATACCGCGCAATAACGAGGCCAGCAAAGATAAAACAAAGTTTTCCTCGTTAACGACGTTACCCGTTTAcctttgaagaaaaatgtttgcctGTTGAGAAAAGGATAAGATAACGCGTGAACGACTTGCTTCATAAAAACGGTAAACAAAAGGAGTACGTCCTTTTAATCGCATGACCGAGTcacctttaaaaaaatgttccgaaaaaagagaaatactAAAAACGTTTCGATGGTTATGGTAAGGAGCCACAGATGACAAGGTTGAATCATCGAATGGCCCGAGTCACTTAAATGCATATCTGAACGATACGGAAGGACCGCTACTCAGTGGTCCAAAGAGGTATCTTTAAAGCAAAATTCCATGCTCGATCGGATTCCTACTAAGTCGATATCTTAAAAGGTTGCCAGAACAATCGTTGGTTGGCCAGGCATGACCGACTCCACGAggtagttccattaaaaccaCGGAACGCTCATAAATCACTGGTAAACCTTTTATCGGCACAATTCGGATAACATTGCTTCACGTCGAGAGGAAGCTCATTAATCTTTCCCTAGCGAAGTGCATGGATCCGGTTCGATCATAGAGACATGGCCGGAAAATTGATGGGGATTTTACAGGGGAGGGAAGGGTGGCGAAAAAGGTTCTGCCAGACGTGATCTCGTATCGACTTGATGGCTTTCAGCAGTGGAATGACATTCTGAGAAATGGTTCAAAAAATGTGTATCGTTAATACATATTGGGTTGATTCATACGTAACTTTCGCTGtagataacaaataattgttggTAGTTATTTTTAGTTCGGTTGCTAAATGGGAACAAGTGATAATAAACGATAGTAGTTATATAATTATGATTTATCATGTAATATGTTTGGAAATAAGTTGTAAggtatgaaattgaaattattaacgaatcAACCTAATAACCGACGTGCAATTCTTCTTTTACATATCTATCTGTATCATCTAATCGTTCGATGAATTAAGTTCTTTGATGTTATGTTAgaacattacaaaataatgtatCGATACTTCGTTGATTCCTACTTGGTATCGTTTTCCCACGAATGGAACACGTTTTCAACATCTACGATAACGCTTGCATCAGAGCAATAACACTTCGATACCACACGTCATAACGGTAATAGCGATGGAATATCTGCGTTCTCCGAAGAGATTTCCTTATATCGAGCGCTGTCGATTGCTCGAAGGGGAAGCACGGACGTTCAGGAAATCacctcgatcgatcgaggtGCTCGAAGACGGAGCTAACAATATGTTCGTACACTGGTTCCCCCGATAATGAAATGCATGACGACAAAACGGCGTCGAGCGTGCGCGCGTGTTTGGCCCACGCGAGTGTGCGTGTCGCGTAACGCTGGTCGCTTACGTTTATATAATGCCAAGAGCCGGGAAAGTGAGACCATTGAATCGTCGACTGTTAAAGAGACACGCGCACCTCGAACATCAACGACAACATGAAGAACAGTCAAATCAAGTTCTGTCTGCCCGTGGTTCTCGCTATCCTCGTGCTGGCCACTCTGCATTCCATTGGTAAGAAATCTTTCATCTATCCATTTTCATTCCTCTGAAAGTTCCTGCCTTCGAAGTCGAAGATTTCAGCTTCAATTTCCGTTatcgttgaatttaaatgCCATTTAGTATCGAATGTACGAATTAATCGAGTAACAAAGTGTATAGATATAGATAAGTGGTAACTTCTTTTATGCgtagtataaatattctaaatgaTCAATTACGCAATTTATGTCTATGTTATCATTATTACATGTAAGTGGGAAAACGTTGTGAAATCTCGAAGCCAAACAGTATTACATACATATGGAAATAAAAGTCTTATTGATCGTTGATAGACGGTAAtactatacaatttattaaataatttgtcgaAGATGATTGCTTGTAACGCGTAGATCCAATTAAAAACGATGGGAAACGCCGATACCACCGTGtgtttaattatctttattgTATGAAATGGttgtataaacatttatttcttgtaaacaaGAAGGAATCTCAAGGAAAACTCTTGACATTTTCTATTGCTTTCCCGTGTAACCCTCGCGATCTTTGTTGTTCGGCGTTTAGCTTTAATTTTATGGATTATAGATTTCACGACGAGGCTACATGCAGACCCAAAAATAGCTACGGGTTCTCCTTTGATCGCTCGAAGACCGAATGGCTTTCTTTACCGCAGCATAAAAGCGTCGCGGTAAATTGAAACATGCGCCCCAACCGACCCCTCAACCCTTCCTTTCTTCCCGCCCTACGATCCCATACTATATACTTTGAGAGGGAAgtggacaaaatttaattcactgTTCATTTAGATTAGTTGATATGTAAACATACAAACTAAGCAGATAAAAAAGTCAATTGTTTAGAATCCGGTAAAGCACCGAATCTTTAAATACATTCAGCAAACTCGATAAAAAGTCCGCgttatcaaagaaaattattatttcgaaagaTTCCACACGTGATAAATCTGTTTTCAGAGTATGTAGCTGCTGAAAGAGTTTGTCGTCCGGAGAACTGTTTCGATTCCTCGATGTGCGAACTCGTGCAGGCAGGTGGACAATGTCCACAATCGACTGACACGTGCTGCAGCGTAGGTACGTTCTCTTAACGTTTCGTTACCGTTCGTGAACGAAGCAACAACtgtagaacctcgattattgtcCGAGAATTTTGTTACTTGCGTGGTGTCCACAAATAGAGGGGATGTATGCTATGCAACATGCAGTAGAGGGGATATACTGGGGGGGACTACAAGCCGCTGAATTGGTTCCCTCGATTATTGCCTAAGAACCTCGTTAATTGCATGCTATTGACAAGTAGAGCTGGTTCATGGAGTAGGTAGTCACTGCTTGTAACTTAACCCTCGATTATTGGAGGAGTTCCGAGACTCAATTCTTGCAACAATCGAGGTTCATATCGTCGAATCGTGCCAACGAAAACGTAAACGAGACGTTTCTAGACTCACAGCCTGAATTGTTGTCCTcttgaatttgttatttttctcatTGGTTACACGTGTCCGTTATTGGTCGTACGCCAGTTTACGTTGAAACGTCACGCTTTCGTTTATTCGTGTCACGGCGCAAAGTAGGTACACAAGAGCGATGGTAATTACGCGGCGGTAACGATAACGTAACCGTGCGCTACCACTGGATATAGCAATTTCACGCTCCCCGGTACCGGACACACGCAACGCCCGTAATTTCTACTGTGCCAAATCGACCATTCTCGAGATTCACTTTTGCGCGCCGTGAATTTCGAACGACTGACGAGTCAATTCATACGTCACTGTCCGCACTTTCACGAAACATGGCGCCTCGTCTGTCGGAGCTCTGACAACTATGACCaagattttattcgagtatcAAATGACGAATGAAAGCAACATatcgaaatttaatcgaaataatcTTAGAAATAAACGGTTAAATTTTTAGCTGtttattctgaaatattttattctacaattcCAGCTCCATGCGGGTAACAAAGTTCTTTATTGATTCATTATGAAAGTGAggtgtttaaaaaagaaagactcGTAGAAATTTCATGAGAATTCATccgaatcaaataaattcactgagagaaaaaaagatcgAGTATCATAACGACGCGGTAACGAGTAAAGTATAAAACGAACGTGcgagaatatataataataaaacaaaatacgaaataagAGTGGACGCAATAAcccgtttaattaaattcaaaataaaattcaccgGTTCCTCGACATTCCGCGCGTTTCCCGTTATTTCAAGCGACGTGATTTCTGTCCGCAGTGAAAAAGGAGCACAGAACGCACTGCCACCAGCACGGAGGCGAATGCATGGACAGctgcaacaaaaaattgcaaaaccTGGTTAGCGATTGTCCAGCCGACAAAGTCTGTTGTACATTAGTTTAAGGCAATGTTTGTTCACCTTTTCCAACCTCACGGCATAGTTTCACGGTGGAGTTTAATGGAACATTCCACCtttgtatttgtaatttcAAACGCTGAGAGAGAAGGATGCCTGGctcgattatttatattcaaagcTAATGCTTCTTTGTAGTAACAGTTTGAAAAGGTATAGATAATAGAAATTCGTCGGATCTATTGCCAAAGATTCGCTATTCGTTAGTTTAAGGGAACACGGAGAGCTAAGTTAACATAAGCGATTGCGACAAGCGGCTACGGCGTGTCCGTTCGCGATGTTGCGTGTAATAACGCGAACCCAGACATGCTGCATCTGTTTGCAGCACGGTGGAAAAGCCACTTAATTGGTTTTACAATTACAACGGTGCATGCACAGGGCGAGGACTCGacgaacgaatgaaaaatcgaatacCCCGCGAGATAATTGCCAAGGCACGAGGGATCCGTCACGAATGTGAACTCGTCGACGATAAATAGCGCGAACGCACGCTGAAGACCTACAAAGAACGCCCCTGGATGAAATTCAGACGAAGAATTAAAGTAGAATGTAGATGAAATTCAAGCTCAAGCAATTTTTGATTAACACaattagtaataaattattgcttCTTTCAAGACTGGAACATAATTTGAATCGTACATATTTACGTCATTGAAACACTTATTCAACTACATAAacatcatatatttttatgtatatatagtataCGATGCTTAACACGGCTAggaatatgtttttttttttatttttgcaaatgatACGTAAAAATCCTTTActttaaatagaaagaataattttctaaaataaattacgtttgGAATTCCTCAATGCCTTGTATGCCTTGTAAATAGGACACTGCCACTCACGAgtaagagaaaagaaaattacagaGATTTCAACGAGAACTTCGatcaaatgaattaataactgataaaattgttattataataacgCAATTTATGAGCTAAAGAACACTCGTCAGGGGCATTCTTTACAGTTCCTCGCGGTAAACCTGCCACACGAGCGATGGATTTATTGCAACGAAAGAATGTGTGCGAGAATGCGTTGCGTTAAATGTTGCACGCCTACGTGGcgaatatgtatttaaaataaaatatgtgtgCTCAGGAATTCTGAATTTATTGCTCGACCTTCTCACCCGATAGGAGAGCGCGCGATTTATGTACTCATTCAAGAATGGGAATTCTCGGCTTCTGCTTCTCACGGAAATAAGATACCGTATCTGGGCGCGTGTTATCGCGGCGCTGAACGTATTTCGTCCGATAAAGCAGGCGGTGACATAACATCCTCGAGAGATAGCTGGCAGATCGTAATCTGCGCCGAACAATGAATGAATCATAGCGGAGGTCAGTTACCCGTGTAATCGGCCACTTTATGCGTCTCTCAAGAGTGTTTCTAGGTTAAATCTGTTCAAGATTCGAGcgtgatttaaaaataaaattgctctACGTGAAGCAACACCTGTCGATAAGCCCTATTAGTTACAATTTTCtctagaataataataaaataggagGAATgtgaatataaacattttaaatagattaaGAAATTATCAAATTGAGGGATACAAAATTGAAGTGCAGCAAATCCTACATAATGGCAAAGTGAAATCAGAAATCACCGCTTAAAATTCAACGTCCCCAACCACAAGTTCAGGTAAGAGGAACTGGTTACCAACGATGAATAatatacgttaaaaaaaaagttaaccGTTTCTTTTGATTGAAATCATTATCGGAAGTAAATTGATTCTCGGATCGATATATCCAGCCGACGATAGAGCTTGTtaatctctctctctttgACGGCGTCCTCGGTAAATAACAGAACGATCAACATCGTCGTGGCACGTAGCTGGGCGAACTGAAAAATACAGGAAGGACGCGCAAGAAAATGAAGAGAAGCAggaagaaataagaattagATGGAAGGGGCACGCGTTGCCCCGGGCGATGCAGCTCGAGCGTTTCATAGAGCGCGAACGCACGCACAGGAGATTTAGGACCGTGTTGGTCAGCCCTCGAGGGGTTCGCTCGCAAAGAATCGCGCAGCACAGCGGAAAAAGGAGAAGTTAACGCCACGGGGCTCCTATCGTCGGGCGTATGAACATCGAGATAAGGAACTGGACAGTGACGCGTTCATCGATGTGAATTAATGCCGTAAACTGTTCCCGTGTAAACGTATAACACGGCCGAAAGAGATGACCACGTCTTTTTAAACGCTGGAATGAATCGCCGTCCACGTCAATCGCGACCGAAGCGGAAataaagaagtaaaataaaagcgaTACCTTGCCCGCGGCGATACACGTCGAACATGTGACACTAAATATAGACACGCTAACGCTACGAGGCGACGGAACGGTCCGAAAGGTAACGATATAAAACGTTCCACCGAAACCGTACGAAAGCACAATATAGGAGAGAGGAAAATTCTAGGTAAAAACTCAAGCATGCGGGACTGGTCGGAAAAGTGGAATAGTAgattaaaagttaataatgGGAGATTAAATGATAATAAGGAGAAGCGCGGAGCTTTCGTGATAACAGTAATTTCGTTAGTTACTTGTATCGCTACCCCTACTTATCCCTAAATAACAGAGGAAATGAAAAGATCCTAACAAATAGTGCAAACAGaactaatataaaaaaaaaaattccacgacATCTCTCACTCGTCATTCCCGGTTCCGCCTACCCCCCTACCTACAGCTCGAGGCTGCGACAGCCCGCGAGGCAACGCAGAGGGAACGGAATTATCAAGAAGAAGAATACCAGGTACGTAGGCCAAGAAGAAGATGATGAAGAAGGGGTACACCGTGCCCGGAGCGCTGCAGGCAGATGCCAGGCACGTTGGTGCGCGTACTTACGTATACACACGCGTAAGAGCCGTTTCGGTTAGCCCCCGGGGCCGGAGGCGCGGAATCATGCAGcgtagaagaagaaggaggTCCTCCCTCTCCCTCACCACTTCGTGGCCTCCGTCGTTGTGTGGAAGTTGCCCTCGGGGGCAGACGCGGAGGTATACCCCACCACCAAGTACGGCGGAGCAACGGTCGTTCCGCTGCGGGCACGGAAACGAGAGGAGATAGCGGCGAGCTTCGTGCGCGTCCTCTGCACCCTCTCCTACCCCTACCTCCAGTGTGAGACGGGCGAGGGCACGGAGGAGGGATTCCACGGTGCCCTCAGGATATCCAGCGAGACAATACGCTCCGTGAGCCCTCGGGCGACTTCACGACGGACCGTGCTTCTCTTCCACCTTCTCTTATCCTCCTTCCTCTCCCGTTTCTCTCCTTCACCTCTAGCTGTACCCCCTCGTATCACACATTCAGCCCTTTCTTCGGTCCCTAGGTGCACCCTATTCTTTATCATTCTTCGCGAACGTCCGCGGCCTCCCCCAGGAGTAAACTGATGTTTATTGGGGACGGCAGCAAATTCAGGTGTGAATTTTAGTAATCAAGGTACAGTTATAAGGGTACGAATTGgagaaatattaggttgttgcATATGAATTGTCCGATTGTTTGATCTCGGTAAGTTATCTTCATTTTGCCACGTCATTGCGATGGCAGATGTTACTTgtgtgtaaaattaatttgtgataaaaatgcaaatgttTAAATCTTTTCTACAAAATCGGACATTTCGTATGCGACAACCATACCTTGGAATCCCTAACGTTCCATTGAATTCTATCGAAAAAAGAACATCCTGGATGGAGTTTCTTCTTTCCCAGTCGGAAATTCCACTGCCATTCCTTAATTGTAATCTAAACGCGTCGACGCGCAAAAACGCGTTCGACACGCCGGTGATTGGCGTTTCAGCGCGCGTCGCAAGCTGGTAGGTGCTCGAATGATATATCGCGATCGATTAACTCTTTCACGAGCAATCCATGTTCTCCTTGACGATTCCATAGCGACCAGCGTCTATATATCGCTCGGTAATTGCGGCTGGATAAGGAATCGTCGTTGAAAAAGCGCGTCGGCGCCCGCCTCGGTTATTTCTTCGCCGACGTTCGCCAATCAACGTCACATGTCATCCGCGTGGCCACGTATTCTCCTTCGCTATCAAGGAACACCGCATGACTGTTTCAATCCTCGATCGAAGAAGACGCGCTCGATTACGTCGACGTACGAATGAATGACGCGTTTATGAAAGgattatttccaaatataacTTACAGAAGATGATTCGAGAGGTTGATCAGAGGTTGATGATTCCGAGAAAACGCATGCAATTAAACGACACGTAAAATTAGCACATTATCCAAACGTGCTGATTGAACATGACGCTTGTATAAAGTAGAATTTTGAATCATTCATTTGAGATAATAATCGAATATGTACTTGTCGaagttttaacattttcgacACTTTTCAATGAGGAAAATATGTTGGTTTATCAACACTGTTCGTTAAAGAACGATGGTAGAgtacatttctttaaaaaaaaacatacaaattagAATCCACACACATGTACTCACTATAATTCAACAGAGGATGACTGGTAACTTTCGTGCCTAATACAAGGACCTCTAAAAAGAACTGCAAGATCTATCGAACGGTCCTCAACTTGCTTTAGGTCTCACGCTCAGGGGCAACGTACTCGTCGCTATCTAAAACATATAGCCACAGATAGATGAAATCCTCTCCAGGATCCCGCGAACAAAAGTCTGACCGCGTCATCAATTATTTCCGTCGCAACGAAACGCGCCTTCGTCGGCGGTTTTCGACCACCCCCTGGCCCGCAGTTTTCTATTTCTCCGCTCCCCAAATCCCCGGCGACACCGCCACGGCGACTTTTTCTTCGACACCCGAGGCGTCGGTGGTG
The sequence above is drawn from the Hylaeus volcanicus isolate JK05 chromosome 2, UHH_iyHylVolc1.0_haploid, whole genome shotgun sequence genome and encodes:
- the LOC128884873 gene encoding uncharacterized protein LOC128884873, translated to MKNSQIKFCLPVVLAILVLATLHSIEYVAAERVCRPENCFDSSMCELVQAGGQCPQSTDTCCSVVKKEHRTHCHQHGGECMDSCNKKLQNLVSDCPADKVCCTLV